Within the Deinococcus sedimenti genome, the region GTTCCGAACGACATCAGCATCTTCAGGCATGGACGCCACACGTGCCCAACGAGGGACCACTGGGACGACACTCGGCAACCGGATGGTCCTACCCCAGCCCACGCTTTCGTCACGGAGGCGCGAGCTGGGGTAGGACCGGCACCTGCCCGTTCCCACTTGAGCCTCACTCAGCGCCCCGCTTCTGGAACACTGTCCCTCATGACGACCACGACGACTACCCCCGCACCTTCACGCCCGACCCCGCGCCGTAGTGATGGCGTCGGGCCCTGCTCAGGCTGCTGAGCACCGCTGATGGGGCGGTGGATCTCACACCCTGATGGATACTGGGTCGGTGCGCCTTCCCGCCCCCGACCTCACCACGCCGTCCGCACCACGCACAGGCATCGTCTCCGTGCACGCCACGGCGGACGGCGCGGTGGACGTCTGGCGGCGCGACCCGGTCACCGGTGAGGGGCGCGTGCAGCGCACCCGGCAGCGCGGCTGGATCTACACCCGGAACGTCGATGACCTGCTGCACCTCGGGAGCCGACTGACTGTGTCTTCTGGGCCCGCTTCAGCAGAGGCGGCCTATCACGCGCAGGACCTCGCCCCGGACAGCCAGGTGGATCCCCGCGCCTACCGCTACCTCCTGAGCGGCCCCAGCCCCCGACAACTGGAAGGGGAGATCCAGCGGGGCGCTGTCACCGCCCGCGGCCTGAAGGTCAGGCCTGCTCTTGGTGACCTCAGCGGGTACCTCCGAGTGGGCTACGCGGAGCAGTACCTCATCACCACCGGGCAGACCTACCACCAGGGCCTGACCTTCGATCAACCCGTCCGCCTGCAGTTCGACCTCGAAACCACGGCCCTGAGTCCTGACGAGGGCCGTATCTTCCTGATCGCCGTGCGGGATAACCGCGGCCTGGAGACCCTGCTCGAAGCGCGGCGCCCCGCGCAGGAGGGCGAGATCATCGAAGCGTTCCTGGCCCTGGTGCAGGAGCGTGACCCGGACGTCATCGAGAACCACTTCATCCACGGTTTCGACCTGCCGTTCCTGGCCGCCCGCGCCCGGCGGCACGGCATTCCCTTCCGGCTCGGCCGGTCCGGAGACGGCGTGCCCTGGACCGTCGACGACGGCAGCCGCGTGCCGATGTGGGTCTGCCCCGGACGGGAGATCCTCGACACGCTCGACGCCGTCCACCGGTTGAATCTGCCGTCCAGTGGCCTGAAGGCCGCCGCGCGGCATTTCGGCGTCGCCCCCGAAGACCGGGTTTATCTGGAAGGGGCGGAGATCGTGAGCACCTACCGGGACCACCCGAAGCTTGTGCGGCAGTACGCGCGGCAGGACGTGCAGGAGGTGGACGATCTGGCCCGCATCGTGCTCGCCCCGAGTTTCGCGCTGGCCCGCCTGACGCCCCGCCCGTACCACCGTCTGACCCGCGCCGGACCCGCCAAGGGCGTGCTGGAACCCATGCTGATCCGCGCGTACGTCGAAGCGGGCCGCCCGTTCCCCGCGCCGGAACGGGGGCACCTCGAACCGCACCGGGGCGGGCACGTGCAACTGCACGCCGAGGGCGTCCTGCGGCACGTCGTCAAGGCGGACGTGGCAAGCATGTACCCCAGCATCATCCGCGCCGAAGGCATCGGGCCACGGCAAGACGAGCTTGGCGTCTTCCACCGGATCGTGAGTGACCTGACCACCCAGCGCCTCACCCACAAACGAGCCGCCCGCGACGCCACCCTGAGTGGCGCGCAGCGCCGGGAGCACCACGCGATGCAGGACGCCATGAAGCTCGTCGTGAACGCCGCGTACGGCTACCTCGGCGCCGGGCGACTCGCACGCCTGGGAGACCGGGACGCCGCCGACCGCGTCACCGCCCGGGGACGCGCGCTGCTCCAGCAGGTCACGGGCGCGCTGGAAGCCCGGGGCGTGCAGTTGATCGAGTCGGACACGGACGGCGTGTACTTCAGCACGGGCGGGGATATCGGCGAGGTCCGCGAGAGACAACTGATCAGCGACGTCTCGGCTGGCCTCCCGGACGGCATCACGCTGGAGTTCGACGGCCGCGCGCAGGCCATGCTGAGCCATCAGGTCAAGAATTACGTGCTCTTGCGCTATGACGGCACGCTGGACCTGAGCGGCGCGTCGTTCGAGTCCAGCCGGTCCGAGCGGTACGGCACGGCCTTCCTGCGAACGGCCTTGCGGGACCTGCTGCAGGGCGACGTGCCCGGTGTGCAGGCGGCGTTCGAGGACACGACGAACCGACTGACGGCGCGTGACGTCACGAACGCGGACGTGAGCAGCCGCGTCCGGATCGGCAAGGCGAGAAGCGA harbors:
- a CDS encoding ribonuclease H-like domain-containing protein, which gives rise to MRLPAPDLTTPSAPRTGIVSVHATADGAVDVWRRDPVTGEGRVQRTRQRGWIYTRNVDDLLHLGSRLTVSSGPASAEAAYHAQDLAPDSQVDPRAYRYLLSGPSPRQLEGEIQRGAVTARGLKVRPALGDLSGYLRVGYAEQYLITTGQTYHQGLTFDQPVRLQFDLETTALSPDEGRIFLIAVRDNRGLETLLEARRPAQEGEIIEAFLALVQERDPDVIENHFIHGFDLPFLAARARRHGIPFRLGRSGDGVPWTVDDGSRVPMWVCPGREILDTLDAVHRLNLPSSGLKAAARHFGVAPEDRVYLEGAEIVSTYRDHPKLVRQYARQDVQEVDDLARIVLAPSFALARLTPRPYHRLTRAGPAKGVLEPMLIRAYVEAGRPFPAPERGHLEPHRGGHVQLHAEGVLRHVVKADVASMYPSIIRAEGIGPRQDELGVFHRIVSDLTTQRLTHKRAARDATLSGAQRREHHAMQDAMKLVVNAAYGYLGAGRLARLGDRDAADRVTARGRALLQQVTGALEARGVQLIESDTDGVYFSTGGDIGEVRERQLISDVSAGLPDGITLEFDGRAQAMLSHQVKNYVLLRYDGTLDLSGASFESSRSERYGTAFLRTALRDLLQGDVPGVQAAFEDTTNRLTARDVTNADVSSRVRIGKARSDYAQTRGQRKEAHLEAVWQAGLDFRVGDRIDLYVRAGAGLSVLTDLDGRDYDAGHYRAALVQNYATRLRKALDPADWEQLFSGRGAGLFDRPVAEMRVQWRPVEDAAR